Proteins from a genomic interval of Streptomyces sp. NBC_00820:
- a CDS encoding MaoC/PaaZ C-terminal domain-containing protein, with product MPIDAAVAAAAEPRTDEIRWTAKDVRLYHLGIGAGTNPDRENPATDPGELRYTLESRLHVLPSFATVAGGGPPGVIRGLSMPGVAVDLADVLHGGQSLRVHRPIPAEGTAVATGRIAAVYDKGTAALLVMRTEVADADGPLWSEEAQIFVRGEGGWGGDRGPSALAHSRRGPGGGPLAAPPAEEPDLTVVRPVRPDQALLYRLSGDSNPLHADPAFARRAGFDRPVLHGLCTYGITLKAVVDTLLGGDVTRVRRYDTRFAAVVYPGETLRIRMWRGEGRVRVMVSAVERSDAPVLTDTTVRHT from the coding sequence CGTCCGGCTCTACCACCTCGGCATCGGCGCCGGCACGAACCCGGACCGGGAGAACCCCGCCACCGATCCCGGCGAACTGCGCTACACCCTGGAGTCCCGGCTGCACGTCCTGCCGAGCTTCGCCACCGTCGCGGGCGGCGGCCCGCCCGGGGTGATCCGCGGCCTGTCCATGCCCGGTGTCGCCGTCGACCTGGCCGACGTCCTGCACGGCGGCCAGAGTCTGCGCGTCCACCGCCCGATCCCGGCCGAGGGCACGGCCGTCGCCACCGGCCGGATCGCCGCCGTGTACGACAAGGGGACGGCCGCCCTCCTTGTCATGCGTACCGAAGTGGCCGACGCCGACGGTCCGTTGTGGAGCGAGGAGGCGCAGATCTTCGTGCGCGGCGAAGGCGGCTGGGGCGGTGACCGGGGCCCCTCCGCCCTTGCGCACTCCCGGCGCGGCCCGGGCGGGGGCCCGCTCGCCGCGCCGCCCGCCGAAGAGCCCGACCTGACCGTCGTCCGGCCCGTCCGGCCCGACCAGGCCCTGCTCTACCGTCTCTCCGGCGACTCCAACCCCCTGCACGCCGACCCCGCGTTCGCCCGCCGCGCCGGGTTCGACAGACCCGTCCTGCACGGACTGTGCACCTACGGAATCACCCTCAAGGCGGTCGTGGACACACTGCTGGGCGGCGATGTGACCCGGGTCCGCCGCTACGACACGCGCTTCGCCGCAGTGGTGTACCCGGGGGAGACGCTGCGTATCCGCATGTGGCGTGGGGAGGGGCGGGTGAGGGTCATGGTGAGCGCGGTCGAGCGGTCGGACGCGCCGGTACTCACCGACACGACCGTGCGGCACACCTGA